From the Solanum stenotomum isolate F172 unplaced genomic scaffold, ASM1918654v1 scaffold23673, whole genome shotgun sequence genome, the window GGTTCATCATCTACTgtatttacattaaaaaaaagaccATTGTACTTCGCCTATAAGTATTTTCGAAGGTTTTTCACCATACCTGATAATCTCCTAACGTGCACGTTTTGAATCCAGCAGCACAGTAGTCAAAGTAGTACTCCCATGTCCTGATGAACTTATCGTCGAATCCCAAAGCATGAATTTGGCTAGTCACAAAGTTATTAAAGATAGTCTGTTACTTTAGAACAAGCTACAGATTGATTCATGAAGGAAACATGTTAAACACAATGTATGTTGTCGTTACCTTTGTTTTTCCAGGAAGTTTTTCCGCCAGCATCTCAGCGTTTGATAGTAATGGATTCCTATGTCTTCTAGGTGCTCGACACTGCATTTGTATCATTTGTCAAATGGACATACTATGCTTGTGTCAAATGACAACATGAACTCTTTGTTTACCATAGTCTAGATGCAGCAGACATGGCTGATGTTACTCGACTTAGTGCAGGTAAGCATCCACCGGGGAATATATACTCTTTTATGAAGTCTGAGCTCTGTCTGTATTCGTCATACCTCTCATCTGGTATTGAAATGAACTAAGGAAAGCCAACGTTTGTGAAAAGAAGAGTGAAGGAAATTGATGGGAAGACGTGAACAATGTGGAACGTATATTCATTACCTGCAGAACAAGAAGGCCATCTTCTGCTAGTGCAGATTCACAACAGGTAAAGAATTCCTCCATGAACTCATGACCAACAGCTTCTAACATCTCGCTGAAAATGATTATTAGTACAATTATATCACACTGGCACTGGCTTGACTTGTAATAAAgtaatatgaaattatataatttaGGTATGCAACGACTTACCATGATATAATCCTGTCATATCTGGACATATTTGGTAATTGACGATAGTCACATAGGAGAAATGTTATATGATCCTGTGAATGCATTTCATTGAATATAGTTAGTACTGATCAAAATTCTCCGAAATTGGTTCCAATGTATCATCTGTTAAGTTATGTACCTGAAGGCCTTCTTGCTGAACTCTTAACTTTGCATACTTCAGTTGCTGCTCGGAGAGAGTTATACCAGTATATTTACATCCTGTTTGCTTAACAACTTCCACAGCTAAACTTCCCCAACCACAGCCGATCTCTAAGATGTGATGTTCCTTCTTAACCTTTGCCTAAAAAGATCAGAATCAGAATCAAGTTTGGCTCGAACTTAATGTAGAAATGAGGGATTATTTACTATGTTGACAACTTACCTTTTTGATGAGAAGGGAAATCTTTCTCTCCTGTGCTACTTTCAGGTCTTCCTCTTCACTCTAgaacaattacaaaaaaaaaaaaagatcaccTTAAGAACAAGAATTAAAGAACAGAAAATGTATCTTTGACCTCTTACCTTAAATATTGCACATGAATATGTCATTGTCTCGTCTAGAAAGAGCGAGAAGAGCTCATTACTCTGAAAAAAGCGATAAATATACTTATCAGCCTATGTAAGATGACAACGTTACAAGAAAACAGTAGAAAGTGACTAACTGTACAAGTTATTTACCAGGTCATAGTGACGAGAGATGTTCCTACGAGCCTGAGTCAGGGTGTTCTGATTTGAAACATGTCGAATGAAGTACTTTACAGATGACACTGCAGCTGTAAAAAGAAGTGGTGTCCACCATCCTCTGGAGATACACGTAATGAAAAAAACTTTTAACGGGTCAACGGAAGTTGTAATGTTCTGATTACAGTTTCTGTTAACTATTTACCTTTTCTTACTAGACCTTGTGACAGATGCTTTCAAATCTCTGTTGTTAACAAAAATCTGTAAAAGGATTCAGGCTGCCAAGTACCAACAAAAAGCTATTGACATATAAATAGAGTCAATTTCTCACCATGAAAAGATTAAGAAGACCGTCGTTCTTATCAACAAAAGAGAAGTCTCCATGAATAAATGCATCAGCAAGGCCTAAGTCACCTTGAGTTGCAACCTGTAAGTGATTAGTTTATGTCAAAGAATTTATTTATTCCtttacatttttcttctttagttGCTTGATGAATACGAGAGacggaaaaaaaaactaactctAGTTACCTTCCAGTAAAATTGTGGACTATGAACTCTAAGAGAAACTTTGAGAGTGCTTTTCTTCTCTGTTCCTTCAAATGTGAACATTGTACCTCCTTCTTCTAACAGGCTGAGCACAGAAAAATATTAGTCTAAAAACAACGTATGCATGATTCGTTTATGTAGTTTAAGTATAAAAGAGCATACTTTCTCATTAAAATAGTTTTGCTGAAACTGGATGGATAGAAATACCATGTTGTTAAGCCATTTTGGACTATACAAAATGAAACTAATATATAACTCACATTAAGCATCCTGTCGCGATGAAACTCTTGAGAAATCTAGTAACGAGGAGGCGTGCTCCTGTTTCTGGCCAGGTAGGTACCATGTGTTTGGGATTTTTCAGGATACTAAAGTTTTTCTTAAGTAATCCTTGTGCAGCAATAGCACCTGCCTGAGAAGCAGCATAAAAAGCAGATTATTATCCACATATTGTATATCGTGTATTCGTGTTCATGGATTTCATTTCTCCTTCAAGTTGAAATGTGGTAAGCTTGTTGGAAGGATATATATAGTACTACCTTTAGTCCATCCTCATGGAAACCATAGCCTGAAAGTAGTATTGCAATTTAACATCAATGAGTGGTGAAAGAACAACGCGGCTATAAAATTCGTGCACTAAAGGAAGCAAAGATAAGAGAATCAGGACAATTTTATGAAAGTACCTTGATATGCTCCACAAAACCATATTCCTCTCTTGCCTTGGATTTGATAAAGCTCAGATGATGCTTTCGATGCAGCAACTGAGGGTACTGGATGACCGGTGGTCCACTTAAGCAACGTATGCTCTGGTGTGTGAGGAGGATTAAGAGTTACACAATAAGGCCTCTCTGTCTCACCAAGGTTCTGTTGGTTTACACATTCCAAAGATAAGAAGACTTCCTTATTGAAAACATTATAGAAAGGAGATGCATCATATACCTGGAGTATATTGAGCCAATATGTCACACATACTCTACCGTTCATGGTTCCAAGAAAATTCCATGAGCTCCACGCTGCTGAGTTGCGAGGCAGGAGAGTTTTGTcacaatgaaggaaaatatcacTGTTGCAGAGGAATAGAAAATGAGTGTTCACGTTGACATTATAAATCGTCGTAACACTGTGGTTCTAAATACCAACTAACTTCATTCAAAACCAAGCAGCAACAGAAGAAGTTCAAAGAATTTGTCAAGAAGATGCATTCTCTTCAACATAATAATGAGCGCGCAAAGTACCTGTAAACATATTGGAAAGCACCCAATATTCTTGTTTCATCATATGTTGCCTCTTTGCCTAACATCCTCAGAGTATCTGGTGCATGTGCAGCCATTATGCATCCATCGTATATGTCTTTGGAGCCATTGGTGCAAGCTACAGTACAACCTACACGCGCTATCTTTTACAGTTAGAACTTAGAATCATGACTAGTTTCTACCTATCGGAAGATTTTTCTACACCAAATGAATTGTATGGACATATGGACAGGAAACTCTTACATAAATACATAAACAGACATGGAGAACATAGAGGGATTCAAAATGCTAAAACAAAACCGGACCTTCTTCATTCGTAGATACAGAATTTACTTCACAGCCAGTCCTTATTTGACATCCTCTCTTCTCCAATTCATCCTTAACCTGTTTATATACAAATCAAATTACTC encodes:
- the LOC125851283 gene encoding uncharacterized protein LOC125851283, giving the protein MKVAVVGAGISGLVSAYELAKSGVKVVIYDKENYIGGHAKTVTVNGVDLDLGFMVFNRVTYPNMMEFFESLGVDMEISDMSFSVSLDKGHGCEWGSRNGISGLFAQKKNVLNPYFWQMIREIIRFKQDVISYLEELDNNPDIDRNETLGHFIQSHGYSELFQKAYLVPICASIWSCPSDGVMGFSAYSILSFCRNHHLLQLFGRPQWLTVRWRSHTYVNKVKDELEKRGCQIRTGCEVNSVSTNEEGCTVACTNGSKDIYDGCIMAAHAPDTLRMLGKEATYDETRILGAFQYVYSDIFLHCDKTLLPRNSAAWSSWNFLGTMNGRVCVTYWLNILQNLGETERPYCVTLNPPHTPEHTLLKWTTGHPVPSVAASKASSELYQIQGKRGIWFCGAYQGYGFHEDGLKAGAIAAQGLLKKNFSILKNPKHMVPTWPETGARLLVTRFLKSFIATGCLILLEEGGTMFTFEGTEKKSTLKVSLRVHSPQFYWKVATQGDLGLADAFIHGDFSFVDKNDGLLNLFMIFVNNRDLKASVTRSSKKRGWWTPLLFTAAVSSVKYFIRHVSNQNTLTQARRNISRHYDLSNELFSLFLDETMTYSCAIFKSEEEDLKVAQERKISLLIKKAKVKKEHHILEIGCGWGSLAVEVVKQTGCKYTGITLSEQQLKYAKLRVQQEGLQDHITFLLCDYRQLPNMSRYDRIISCEMLEAVGHEFMEEFFTCCESALAEDGLLVLQFISIPDERYDEYRQSSDFIKEYIFPGGCLPALSRVTSAMSAASRLCVEHLEDIGIHYYQTLRCWRKNFLEKQSQIHALGFDDKFIRTWEYYFDYCAAGFKTCTLGDYQIVFSRPGNVAAFGDPYNGVP